A section of the Cutibacterium granulosum genome encodes:
- a CDS encoding glutamyl-tRNA reductase, whose translation MSVDHAQEGMAVVSAAAASVEGLAVRLTDAPQVRGAMVLSTCNRVAVVMETDLSDEQLRALVAELDAPTLAADGKLLRDDEAVWRLFRVASGLESMVTGEREIAGQLKRALSEARKESTVSYLIGHVVEEALKTSRKVATHTGLASQGRTVVAVGLDLVSRTTPLEGARVVVLGTGSYAGASCAQLVNRGVSQIAVASARGRAEDFAESHEVAAIAPDDLIDELATADLVVACRGRKTAALDRATATQVMAQRDGRPLPVLDLAVGGDVELPAPEGIEVINLVDISAAVPDSTEKDRRAAEKIVADGVHGLALDLERRRMAPAVVALRDVLTDLVEAEVAKLPAEGEVSVEDATRSLRRLAASIAHIPSARARIASEQGLGDRWLNSLTDVLGIDVDLPAPIIDLSDTGSQDDLKCPVTGLTVRDLAPKS comes from the coding sequence CTGTCTGTCGATCATGCTCAAGAGGGGATGGCCGTTGTCAGTGCCGCCGCTGCTTCAGTCGAAGGTCTTGCTGTCCGGCTGACGGATGCGCCGCAGGTGCGGGGGGCCATGGTCCTGTCCACCTGCAACAGGGTTGCCGTCGTCATGGAGACGGATCTGTCCGACGAGCAGCTGCGAGCGCTCGTGGCGGAGCTGGATGCGCCGACTCTGGCCGCCGACGGCAAACTGTTGCGTGACGATGAAGCCGTGTGGCGACTGTTCCGCGTTGCCAGTGGCCTGGAATCCATGGTCACCGGGGAACGGGAGATTGCCGGGCAACTCAAACGTGCCCTGTCCGAGGCGCGCAAGGAGTCCACGGTCAGTTATCTCATCGGGCACGTCGTGGAGGAAGCCCTCAAGACGTCCCGCAAGGTGGCCACACACACCGGTCTGGCCTCCCAGGGCCGCACCGTTGTCGCTGTCGGGCTGGACCTCGTCAGCAGGACGACTCCGCTGGAAGGGGCCCGCGTCGTCGTGCTGGGCACCGGCTCCTACGCCGGTGCGAGCTGTGCACAGCTGGTCAACCGTGGGGTCTCGCAGATCGCAGTGGCCTCCGCTCGAGGCCGTGCCGAGGACTTCGCCGAGAGCCACGAGGTGGCGGCGATCGCCCCGGACGACCTCATTGATGAACTTGCCACCGCCGATCTCGTCGTGGCCTGTCGTGGCCGCAAGACCGCCGCCCTGGACCGCGCCACCGCCACACAGGTCATGGCCCAGCGCGACGGACGCCCGCTTCCGGTGCTGGACCTCGCCGTCGGTGGTGACGTCGAATTGCCTGCTCCTGAGGGTATTGAGGTCATCAACCTGGTCGACATCTCCGCTGCCGTGCCCGACTCGACGGAGAAGGACCGACGTGCTGCCGAGAAGATCGTCGCCGACGGGGTGCACGGTCTTGCCCTGGACCTGGAACGGCGTCGCATGGCCCCCGCCGTGGTGGCCCTGCGTGACGTTCTCACCGACCTCGTCGAGGCCGAGGTGGCCAAACTCCCAGCTGAGGGTGAGGTGTCGGTGGAGGATGCCACTCGCTCCCTGCGCCGACTTGCCGCATCGATTGCCCACATCCCCTCGGCACGCGCTCGAATCGCTTCCGAACAGGGGTTGGGTGACCGTTGGCTCAATTCCTTGACCGACGTCCTGGGGATTGACGTCGATCTCCCCGCGCCGATCATCGATCTGTCCGACACGGGATCCCAGGACGATCTCAAGTGCCCGGTGACCGGGCTGACCGTTCGTGACCTCGCACCGAAATCTTGA
- a CDS encoding proline dehydrogenase family protein yields the protein MSPIRSRERFFDLLTTSAVSTWVSSTTPVRELARGYIAGDNLGVAMEVAADQVFKGLNFSVRFLADRATDRHQAAACTAEALAAINAIRARPELTGTAELSLALTGLGLDVDPVLAHDNAVTVIGAAQEAGILVTIDDEGPGDHDATMQVQRRLLKEYPDTGVVVQAARHDSLDQLDELITAGRRIRLCKGSYTGPPSVTLIRPHDIDLRMASCLRTLLTSPARPLIATHDPVFVAITERMMSSLGRTDVEFQMLHGIRPLEQRRLVDVGRRMRVYLPYGTNWYEYGIRRLVERPANLWLLSRSVVRHR from the coding sequence ATGTCACCGATCCGTTCCCGGGAACGCTTCTTCGACCTGCTCACCACCAGCGCCGTGTCGACGTGGGTGTCGTCCACCACACCGGTACGAGAACTGGCGCGCGGCTACATTGCCGGAGACAACCTCGGTGTGGCGATGGAGGTGGCTGCCGATCAGGTGTTCAAGGGGCTCAACTTCTCCGTGCGATTCCTGGCCGACCGTGCCACCGATCGCCACCAAGCTGCGGCATGCACTGCCGAGGCCCTGGCCGCCATCAACGCCATCCGGGCTCGTCCAGAGCTCACTGGCACCGCCGAACTCTCCCTGGCCCTCACCGGCCTGGGGCTCGACGTCGACCCCGTCCTGGCTCACGACAACGCTGTCACCGTCATCGGCGCTGCCCAGGAGGCTGGCATCCTCGTCACCATCGACGACGAGGGGCCTGGCGATCATGATGCGACCATGCAGGTGCAGCGTCGGTTGCTCAAGGAGTACCCCGACACCGGGGTCGTCGTGCAGGCCGCTCGACACGACAGCCTCGACCAGCTCGATGAACTCATCACTGCTGGTCGACGGATCCGGCTGTGCAAGGGGTCGTACACCGGTCCACCGTCGGTGACACTCATCCGTCCCCACGACATCGACCTGCGCATGGCGTCCTGCCTGCGCACCCTTCTCACCAGCCCGGCGCGGCCCCTCATCGCCACTCACGACCCGGTCTTCGTGGCGATCACCGAACGTATGATGAGCAGCTTGGGACGCACCGACGTCGAGTTCCAGATGCTCCACGGCATCCGCCCCCTCGAGCAGCGTCGTCTGGTGGATGTCGGCAGACGGATGCGCGTCTACCTGCCCTACGGCACGAACTGGTACGAATACGGCATTCGTCGCCTGGTGGAACGGCCGGCAAACCTGTGGCTGCTGTCGCGCTCCGTCGTCCGGCATCGGTGA
- the hemQ gene encoding hydrogen peroxide-dependent heme synthase, with translation MSDDSFFAAPRPDSSRPDATGSAAGRPETSAPGTSTATISSDDPLYPYDAVVVASFGGPHNNDEVTPFLEHVSGGRIPPARLQAVAEHYYRMDGMSPINPATDQLVDALRQAVVQTGSAVPLVLGNRHGAPFLSDVLRRLRDEGARRILMVPTTAFSSYSGCRQYREDAASALAEAGVTDMTIDMLPPFHEAPGFSTANAHAVMNAFSQIPPTPLQATRVVFVTHSIPQGMQDASGNGRPGSDYVTQHMQVASHVADLVHQSFGNMPSWDLAYCSRSGRPSDPWLEPDINDYLRTLPGQGVTSVVICPLGFVTDHMEVVNDLDVEASRTARELGLSVARSATVGTHPSLISDIVTFMRARAAQALGKGQVPGSWPSPCMAGCCLRGDGSPCRPAISGSDELPQESTSMDHDDAPARVRVDHRDDAPSQGGSHAIDGPRASADSGHSSEAAAEPAADPSARGAAGSQADPAPIPVVALAGEAAPAGRKLTDEPAPASGDDSASAASTPSTPARSADHVDEDENDVVVAPARAASEHDLPGRAERLSQEPAGQGAPHEVVTDQPTASDEVPEGSYTEPTDPRDHSVIPAEVNQASLWAMYSVFKVSKPLPASGDRRAAIVSESTAWVDESGVETRGWYDLGGLRADADVLVWWTADTPEALQDAYHRLRGSALGAYLEPVWSSLAVHRPAEFNKRHLPSCFAGVAPRRWAAFYPFVRTKDWYLLDPAERSTMLREHGIAGARSTDVKASTLASFALGDYEWILALEGDDLSRVVDVMKDLRYVEARRYVAIDIPFYTGERVEPQVWADRQQHR, from the coding sequence ATGAGTGACGACTCGTTCTTCGCAGCCCCCAGGCCGGACTCATCCAGACCTGACGCGACGGGGTCAGCCGCCGGCCGACCTGAGACCTCCGCGCCCGGCACATCCACCGCGACGATCTCGTCGGACGATCCGTTGTACCCCTACGACGCCGTGGTCGTGGCCTCGTTCGGTGGGCCACACAACAATGACGAGGTGACGCCCTTCTTGGAGCACGTCTCCGGTGGACGGATCCCCCCGGCACGGTTGCAGGCGGTGGCAGAGCACTACTACCGGATGGACGGGATGAGTCCGATCAACCCGGCGACCGACCAGCTCGTCGACGCGTTGCGCCAGGCAGTCGTCCAGACCGGATCTGCCGTGCCGCTGGTGCTGGGCAACCGGCACGGCGCCCCATTCCTGTCCGACGTGCTTCGTCGGCTGCGCGACGAGGGTGCCCGCCGCATCCTCATGGTTCCCACGACGGCGTTCTCCAGCTACTCCGGGTGCCGCCAGTATCGTGAGGACGCCGCCAGCGCCCTGGCCGAGGCCGGTGTCACTGACATGACGATCGACATGCTGCCCCCGTTCCACGAGGCTCCCGGTTTCTCGACGGCCAATGCTCATGCCGTCATGAACGCCTTCTCGCAGATACCACCGACCCCGTTGCAGGCCACTCGCGTGGTGTTCGTCACCCACTCGATCCCGCAGGGCATGCAGGACGCCTCCGGCAACGGTCGGCCCGGCAGCGACTACGTCACCCAGCACATGCAGGTGGCCAGCCACGTCGCAGATCTGGTCCATCAGTCGTTCGGCAACATGCCCAGTTGGGACTTGGCCTACTGTTCCCGGTCGGGACGTCCAAGCGATCCGTGGCTGGAACCCGACATCAACGACTACCTGCGTACCTTGCCGGGGCAGGGGGTGACCTCCGTGGTCATCTGTCCGCTGGGATTCGTCACCGACCACATGGAGGTGGTCAACGACCTGGACGTCGAGGCCTCCCGAACAGCCCGTGAGCTGGGACTCTCGGTGGCTCGTTCCGCCACGGTCGGCACCCATCCCTCGTTGATCTCCGACATCGTCACCTTCATGCGGGCCCGTGCAGCTCAGGCCCTCGGCAAGGGGCAGGTGCCCGGTTCGTGGCCCTCACCCTGCATGGCCGGGTGTTGCCTGCGTGGCGACGGGTCACCATGTCGCCCTGCCATCTCGGGAAGTGATGAGCTGCCGCAGGAGTCCACGTCCATGGATCATGATGACGCTCCGGCTCGGGTTCGTGTCGATCATCGGGATGACGCACCTTCCCAGGGCGGGTCACATGCCATCGACGGTCCGCGGGCATCCGCCGACTCGGGCCACAGCAGTGAAGCTGCTGCCGAACCTGCAGCTGATCCCAGTGCTCGAGGCGCAGCGGGTTCGCAGGCCGACCCGGCTCCCATCCCCGTTGTCGCGCTCGCCGGAGAGGCCGCCCCAGCCGGTCGCAAACTGACCGACGAACCAGCTCCGGCCAGTGGTGATGACTCCGCCAGCGCGGCGTCGACCCCCAGCACACCGGCTCGTAGCGCCGATCACGTCGATGAGGATGAGAATGACGTCGTCGTGGCCCCCGCTCGGGCCGCGTCCGAGCACGACCTGCCTGGTCGGGCAGAACGCCTTTCCCAGGAGCCCGCTGGCCAGGGTGCGCCGCATGAGGTGGTCACCGACCAGCCCACTGCCTCCGATGAGGTGCCCGAGGGTTCCTACACCGAGCCGACCGATCCCCGTGATCACAGCGTCATCCCCGCCGAGGTGAATCAGGCGAGCCTGTGGGCGATGTACTCGGTGTTCAAGGTGTCAAAGCCTCTTCCCGCCAGTGGAGATCGACGTGCTGCGATCGTCTCCGAGTCCACCGCCTGGGTGGACGAGTCGGGTGTGGAGACCCGCGGCTGGTACGACCTGGGTGGTCTGCGTGCCGATGCCGACGTACTCGTCTGGTGGACGGCAGACACCCCGGAGGCCCTGCAGGACGCCTACCACCGGCTGCGAGGCTCTGCCCTGGGTGCCTACCTCGAGCCGGTGTGGAGTTCACTGGCGGTGCACCGTCCGGCCGAGTTCAACAAACGGCACCTGCCGTCCTGTTTTGCCGGAGTGGCTCCGCGCCGCTGGGCCGCCTTCTACCCGTTCGTGCGCACCAAGGACTGGTACCTGCTCGATCCTGCCGAGCGCTCCACCATGCTCCGGGAGCACGGAATCGCCGGCGCCCGCAGCACCGACGTCAAGGCCAGCACCCTCGCCTCCTTCGCCCTGGGCGACTACGAGTGGATCCTCGCCCTGGAGGGTGATGATCTTTCCCGCGTCGTCGACGTCATGAAGGATCTGCGCTACGTGGAGGCCCGTCGTTACGTCGCCATCGACATCCCGTTCTACACCGGTGAGCGTGTCGAGCCGCAGGTGTGGGCGGACCGACAACAGCATCGTTGA
- the proC gene encoding pyrroline-5-carboxylate reductase, which produces MASAILAGLLDADVVRPDEVVATAASQASRERIRSQLGVRVCDDNAAACAGAKVVLLGVKPHLALPVLREARLGPDPVLVSIAAGVPTIALHQARQAGPVVRVMPNTPASVGRGVFIVSPARGAEQAADEVAATLERVGDVVQVPEHLHDAATAVSGSGPAYIFLVAEAMMDAAVGLGVPRAQASELVIGTLSGSAELLRQGQHPAALRNQVTSPGGTTAAALDELEAHGLRTAFFRAMQACCDKARSMGDRFE; this is translated from the coding sequence ATGGCCTCCGCCATTCTCGCCGGCCTGCTGGATGCCGACGTCGTGCGCCCCGACGAGGTTGTCGCCACTGCTGCCAGCCAGGCCAGTCGCGAGCGGATCCGCAGTCAACTCGGGGTGCGGGTCTGTGACGACAATGCCGCGGCGTGTGCCGGGGCGAAGGTCGTGCTGCTCGGGGTGAAGCCTCATCTGGCCCTGCCCGTGTTGCGCGAGGCGCGGCTGGGTCCCGACCCCGTCCTCGTCTCCATCGCCGCTGGAGTGCCGACCATTGCCCTGCACCAGGCCCGCCAAGCAGGCCCGGTCGTTCGGGTCATGCCCAACACCCCAGCATCGGTGGGCCGGGGAGTGTTCATCGTCTCCCCGGCACGAGGAGCCGAGCAGGCGGCTGACGAGGTTGCCGCGACACTCGAGCGGGTGGGGGACGTCGTCCAGGTTCCCGAGCACCTCCATGATGCTGCCACGGCCGTCTCCGGTTCTGGCCCGGCCTACATCTTCCTGGTGGCCGAGGCCATGATGGATGCTGCCGTCGGACTGGGCGTGCCACGTGCCCAGGCCAGTGAGCTCGTCATCGGCACCCTGTCCGGGTCCGCAGAGCTGCTGCGGCAGGGGCAACACCCTGCTGCGCTGCGCAACCAGGTCACCTCACCAGGGGGTACGACGGCGGCCGCCCTGGATGAGCTGGAAGCCCATGGCTTGCGTACCGCATTCTTCCGAGCCATGCAGGCCTGCTGTGACAAGGCCAGGAGCATGGGCGACCGCTTCGAATGA
- the radA gene encoding DNA repair protein RadA yields MAKKNADRWICTECGWTTNKWVGRCGECQTWGSVVERGTPKLENVSSQAPISAAVPIGQVGEEAADRHLTGITELDRVLGGGLVPGVVILLAGEPGVGKSTLLLDVAAKWAETGRRTLYVTGEESAAQVRLRAGRTNSLSDELYLASETDLGTVLGHIEQTSPSLLVVDSVQTIGTTEADGSPGGVSQVREVTGALVRTAKQRGMAVVIVGHVTKDGSIAGPRTMEHLVDVVLNFEGDRHSGFRMVRATKNRYGPSDEVGCFEMTDSGIVEVPDPSGLFTSDNADPQPGTCVTVTVEGRRPLLSEVQALVAPSTSERYPRRTTHGVDNGRVAMILAVLERKAGLPLSSRDVYVSTVGGARISDPSADLAIAVAVASATIDRNFPTRVIAMGEVGLAGDLRRVPDLERRVGEAARLGFELAVVPRNSRAAHTKIPKMHELHVIEVSTVAEALGVLDMRRKAGAR; encoded by the coding sequence GTGGCCAAGAAGAATGCCGACCGGTGGATCTGCACCGAGTGCGGGTGGACGACGAACAAGTGGGTCGGCCGATGTGGCGAGTGCCAGACCTGGGGTTCGGTCGTCGAACGCGGTACGCCGAAGCTTGAGAACGTCAGCAGCCAGGCCCCTATCTCGGCAGCGGTACCGATCGGGCAGGTGGGTGAGGAGGCGGCGGATCGTCATCTCACCGGAATCACCGAGTTGGATCGCGTACTGGGCGGTGGCTTGGTACCGGGAGTCGTCATCCTGCTGGCTGGTGAGCCGGGAGTGGGCAAGTCGACCCTGCTGCTGGACGTTGCAGCGAAGTGGGCCGAGACCGGAAGACGTACCCTATACGTCACCGGGGAGGAGTCCGCTGCGCAGGTGAGGCTGCGTGCCGGGCGTACCAATTCCCTGTCCGACGAGTTGTACCTTGCCTCCGAGACGGACCTGGGAACCGTGCTGGGCCACATCGAACAGACCTCACCGAGCCTGCTGGTGGTGGACTCGGTGCAGACGATCGGCACGACCGAGGCGGATGGCTCCCCCGGCGGGGTCTCGCAGGTGCGCGAGGTCACTGGAGCGTTGGTGCGCACCGCGAAGCAACGCGGTATGGCGGTCGTCATCGTCGGACACGTCACCAAGGACGGCTCCATCGCCGGACCGCGCACCATGGAGCACCTGGTGGACGTCGTCCTGAACTTCGAGGGGGATCGACATTCCGGGTTCCGCATGGTCCGCGCGACGAAGAACCGTTACGGCCCCTCCGACGAAGTGGGCTGCTTCGAGATGACCGACTCGGGCATCGTCGAGGTTCCCGATCCGTCTGGTCTGTTCACCTCCGACAATGCCGATCCCCAGCCGGGCACGTGCGTGACGGTGACCGTGGAGGGACGCCGTCCCCTGCTGTCCGAGGTCCAAGCACTGGTGGCCCCGTCCACCTCGGAGCGTTACCCCAGACGCACCACTCACGGTGTGGACAACGGAAGGGTTGCCATGATCCTCGCCGTCCTGGAGCGCAAGGCCGGGCTGCCACTGAGCAGCCGGGACGTCTACGTCTCCACTGTGGGTGGTGCCCGAATCAGTGATCCGTCAGCTGATCTCGCCATCGCCGTGGCAGTTGCCTCAGCAACGATCGACCGTAATTTCCCCACTCGCGTCATTGCCATGGGCGAGGTGGGGCTGGCCGGGGACCTGCGTCGTGTACCAGATCTGGAACGACGTGTCGGTGAGGCTGCACGGTTGGGTTTCGAGCTGGCAGTCGTGCCACGCAACTCTCGCGCGGCCCACACCAAGATCCCGAAGATGCACGAACTGCACGTCATCGAGGTGTCGACGGTGGCCGAGGCCCTCGGCGTGCTCGACATGCGTCGGAAAGCAGGTGCACGATGA
- a CDS encoding VOC family protein: MHVDHLMFAAGPEGLEVEAARMGEKLGTSFINGGIHPRFGTRNRILPLAGPRYVEIVEVLDHPAAEKAVFGQAVRARSEQGGGWLGWVVSVPDLTPFEERLGRKSAPGARHFPDGRYLEWHQLGVRGIMTDPQLPYFLQWDSSPELLPSALSGTISMRTIEISGSRKRVEEWLDEPIPGEVEGIEFNFSSPNGHPGISSVTFDVPGRGLVRI, from the coding sequence ATGCACGTCGACCACCTCATGTTTGCAGCCGGACCAGAAGGCCTCGAGGTCGAGGCTGCCCGAATGGGAGAGAAACTGGGCACCTCGTTCATCAACGGCGGTATCCATCCCCGATTCGGCACCCGCAACCGGATCCTGCCACTGGCTGGGCCACGGTACGTCGAGATCGTCGAGGTTCTGGACCATCCCGCTGCCGAGAAGGCCGTCTTCGGCCAGGCCGTGCGCGCCCGCAGCGAACAGGGCGGTGGCTGGCTCGGATGGGTGGTGTCGGTGCCGGACCTGACCCCCTTCGAGGAACGACTGGGACGCAAGTCCGCCCCAGGAGCACGTCATTTCCCCGATGGACGCTACCTCGAGTGGCACCAGCTCGGCGTGCGCGGGATCATGACCGACCCCCAGCTTCCCTACTTCCTTCAGTGGGACTCCAGTCCGGAGCTGCTGCCCAGCGCCTTGTCGGGCACCATCTCGATGCGGACGATCGAGATCAGCGGGTCTCGCAAGCGAGTCGAGGAATGGCTCGATGAGCCGATTCCCGGCGAGGTCGAGGGCATTGAGTTCAACTTCTCCAGTCCCAACGGTCATCCTGGTATCAGCAGTGTGACCTTCGACGTTCCCGGCCGTGGCCTGGTGCGCATCTGA
- a CDS encoding sugar phosphate isomerase/epimerase family protein, translated as MTLSTTSVYPESTVQGIACAADLGFDGIELMVGIDGISADIDRVEEAARANDITVTSVHAPCLLVTPTVWGGQPWPRLEKACEAARRFGARTVVVHPPFRWQRDYAAGFEEGVARLEADPRNVAAGVRIAVENMYPWRTPVGRFLAYAPDWDPSERSYSHLTLDLSHAATAQCSALDLVQRWGERLTHIHLTDGSGSFRDEHLMPGQGGQHAWQVVREAVQGGFRGDVVLEVNTRRLSGPRERRVALSRSLVETRQAIADALACTTRTDGD; from the coding sequence GTGACCCTGTCGACGACGTCGGTGTACCCCGAATCCACCGTTCAGGGCATCGCATGTGCCGCCGATCTGGGATTTGACGGTATCGAACTCATGGTGGGCATTGACGGAATCTCCGCCGACATCGACCGGGTCGAGGAGGCCGCCCGGGCCAATGACATCACCGTCACCTCGGTGCACGCTCCATGCCTGCTCGTCACCCCCACGGTGTGGGGAGGGCAGCCCTGGCCCCGGCTGGAGAAGGCATGTGAGGCAGCCCGTCGGTTCGGGGCACGGACCGTCGTCGTGCATCCGCCGTTTCGCTGGCAACGTGACTACGCCGCAGGGTTCGAGGAGGGCGTCGCCCGTCTGGAGGCCGATCCACGCAACGTCGCGGCGGGAGTGCGCATCGCCGTGGAGAACATGTACCCGTGGCGCACCCCGGTCGGCCGATTCCTCGCCTACGCACCCGACTGGGACCCCAGCGAGAGGTCCTACTCGCACCTCACCCTGGATCTCTCCCATGCAGCGACGGCGCAGTGCAGTGCACTCGACCTCGTGCAGCGGTGGGGGGAGCGCCTCACCCACATCCATCTGACGGACGGCTCCGGCTCGTTCCGGGACGAACACCTGATGCCCGGTCAGGGTGGGCAGCATGCCTGGCAGGTGGTGCGTGAAGCCGTCCAGGGCGGTTTTCGCGGGGATGTCGTCCTGGAGGTCAACACCCGACGACTCTCCGGTCCCCGCGAACGTCGCGTCGCCCTGTCGCGAAGCCTGGTCGAGACTCGGCAGGCCATTGCCGACGCCCTTGCCTGCACCACGCGAACTGATGGGGACTGA
- the disA gene encoding DNA integrity scanning diadenylate cyclase DisA — protein sequence MSESQSPCPTPQARSIPNRSSTPEEYQARVRHLMAILAPGMPIRAGLERIVRGHTGALIVLGDSEKVWEVASGGFVLDAQLTPQALRELCKMDGGLILSEDLERIKAAGVHFVPDGDLPTMETGTRHRSADQVSQQTGVPVVVVSASMSTMAIFLEGERHPIMEPNQLLAQANQALDTLASYRERLSVAAMNLSILEVRDSVAVDDVVQVGRRIEMFRRIDSEVRNYVSGLGVQGRLIQLQRKELVSGVDDLARLVSDDYRPRYADPSTFSISALSQLTWEELDDTQRMAEAIGFDLTVHNLGSGVSPRGHRQLAAISDLSPRAAQAVVDHFGTLRSIVAASTSELSQIAGVGSQRARIIREQLQRTLDDESDPLNG from the coding sequence ATGAGTGAGTCACAGTCCCCCTGCCCCACTCCCCAGGCGCGCTCCATTCCGAACCGGAGCAGCACCCCGGAGGAATACCAGGCCCGAGTACGTCATCTCATGGCGATCCTGGCCCCCGGTATGCCGATCCGGGCCGGGTTGGAACGTATCGTTCGGGGGCACACCGGTGCGCTCATCGTCCTGGGAGACTCCGAGAAGGTCTGGGAGGTCGCCAGCGGAGGCTTCGTGCTGGATGCCCAGCTCACCCCACAGGCTCTGCGGGAACTGTGCAAGATGGATGGCGGGCTCATCCTGTCGGAGGATCTGGAGAGGATCAAGGCAGCTGGGGTACATTTCGTACCCGATGGAGACCTTCCGACGATGGAGACCGGGACTCGTCACCGCTCAGCGGACCAGGTGTCCCAACAGACCGGGGTGCCCGTCGTCGTAGTTTCGGCCTCGATGTCCACGATGGCGATCTTCCTGGAGGGGGAACGCCATCCGATCATGGAGCCCAATCAGCTGCTTGCCCAGGCGAATCAGGCGCTGGACACCCTTGCCAGCTATCGGGAGCGACTCAGTGTCGCCGCGATGAACCTCTCGATCCTGGAGGTTCGTGACTCGGTGGCCGTTGACGACGTGGTGCAGGTCGGCAGACGTATCGAGATGTTCCGTCGCATCGACTCCGAGGTACGCAATTACGTCTCGGGGTTGGGGGTCCAGGGCCGGCTCATCCAGTTGCAGCGCAAGGAGCTCGTCTCCGGGGTGGACGATCTGGCGCGTCTGGTCTCCGACGACTACCGCCCGCGCTATGCCGATCCGTCGACCTTCAGCATTTCGGCCCTGTCGCAGCTGACCTGGGAGGAACTGGACGACACCCAGCGGATGGCAGAAGCGATCGGCTTCGATCTCACCGTGCACAACCTGGGCAGCGGGGTGTCACCACGTGGCCACCGTCAGCTGGCTGCGATCTCGGACCTGTCACCGCGGGCAGCCCAGGCTGTCGTCGATCACTTCGGGACGCTGCGCAGCATCGTTGCTGCCAGTACCAGCGAACTCAGCCAGATCGCCGGAGTGGGGTCCCAGAGGGCCCGCATCATCCGGGAACAACTGCAGCGGACCCTGGATGATGAATCCGATCCGCTGAACGGATGA
- a CDS encoding aspartate-semialdehyde dehydrogenase, which yields MRLGVFGATGQVGRVMRTLLEQRNFPADEVRFFASSRSAGTTLPWAGGEVVVEDTATADFSGLDIALFSAGGAASKQFAPQVAAAGAVVIDNSSAWRKDPQVPLVVSEVNPEDVNERPKGIIANPNCTTMAAMPVLKPLHDEAGLRRLVVATYQAVSGSGLAGVRTLTDQTQATRDPAELALDGAAYQPTDLGPYVAPIAYNAVPIAGNLVDDGTGETDEEQKLRNESRKILHIPDLLVAGTCVRIPVFSGHGLVVHAEFADEITPQRATELLRAAPGVEVVDVPDPRSAAGTDPSLVGRIRADQSAPEGHGLVLFCTADNLRKGAALNAVQLAELVVAQ from the coding sequence ATGCGTCTTGGAGTGTTCGGAGCCACAGGTCAGGTCGGCAGGGTCATGCGAACCCTGCTCGAACAGCGAAACTTCCCGGCTGACGAGGTGCGATTCTTCGCCTCGTCCCGCTCGGCCGGCACCACCCTGCCGTGGGCCGGTGGTGAGGTGGTCGTCGAGGACACCGCCACCGCCGATTTCTCCGGTCTGGACATCGCCCTGTTCTCCGCCGGTGGGGCCGCCTCCAAACAGTTCGCCCCCCAGGTGGCCGCTGCCGGAGCCGTCGTCATCGACAACTCCTCGGCCTGGCGCAAGGACCCACAGGTGCCCTTGGTCGTCAGCGAGGTCAACCCGGAAGACGTCAACGAGCGTCCCAAGGGCATCATCGCCAACCCCAACTGCACGACGATGGCTGCCATGCCCGTCCTCAAGCCCCTGCACGACGAGGCCGGTCTGCGACGTCTGGTCGTGGCCACCTATCAGGCGGTTTCCGGTTCCGGTCTCGCAGGGGTGCGCACCTTGACCGACCAGACCCAGGCCACCCGTGATCCTGCCGAGCTGGCCTTGGACGGTGCCGCCTATCAGCCCACCGATCTTGGCCCCTACGTCGCCCCCATCGCCTACAACGCCGTTCCGATCGCCGGGAACCTCGTCGACGACGGCACCGGCGAGACCGACGAGGAACAGAAGTTGCGCAACGAGTCGCGCAAGATCCTTCACATCCCAGATCTGTTGGTGGCTGGCACCTGTGTGCGCATCCCGGTGTTCAGTGGCCACGGGCTGGTGGTGCATGCCGAGTTCGCCGACGAGATCACCCCGCAGCGTGCCACCGAGCTGCTGCGCGCGGCCCCCGGCGTCGAAGTGGTTGACGTTCCCGACCCCCGTTCGGCTGCTGGTACCGATCCCAGCCTGGTGGGTCGGATTCGTGCCGACCAGTCGGCTCCCGAAGGTCACGGGCTCGTCCTCTTCTGCACTGCCGACAATCTGCGCAAGGGGGCAGCCCTCAATGCCGTCCAACTTGCCGAACTGGTGGTTGCCCAGTGA